The following is a genomic window from Rhodoferax sp. PAMC 29310.
TGGTGACAGCGACATCGTAATCGCGGGCGGTCAGGAAAACATGAGTGCATCACCCCACGTCTTGCCGGGTTCCCGCGACGGGCAGCGCATGGGTGACTGGAAAATGATTGACACCATGATTGTTGATGGCCTGTGGGACGTCTACAACCAGTACCACATGGGCATCACGGCTGAAAACGTGGCCAAGGCCTACAGCATCTCCCGGGAAATGCAAGACGCCTTGGCACTGGCCAGCCAGCAAAAAGCAGCTGCTGCGCAGGACGCTGGCAAGTTTGTGGACGAAATCATTCCGTTCAGCATCGCGCAACGCAAGGGCGATCCGATCGTATTCGCCGCAGACGAGTTCATCAACCGCAAAACCAATGCCGAGGTGTTGGCTGGCTTACGCCCTGCTTTTGACAAAGCAGGCGGCGTGACAGCGGGCAACGCATCGGGCCTGAATGATGGCGCTGCCGGTGTCATGGTTATGACCGCCAAGAAAGCCGCCGAGTTGAGCCTGAAGCCGATGGGCCGTATTGCCAGCTTTGCAACCAGTGGCCTCGATCCCGCTTTGATGGGAATGGGCCCCGTGTCGGCTTCGCAAAAGGCGTTGGCGCGCGCTGGTTGGAAAGCTGCCGACCTTGACTTGCTGGAAATCAACGAAGCCTTTGCGGCCCAGGCCTGTGCTGTGAATCAGCAAATGGAGTGGGATACGTCCAAAGTGAACGTCAATGGCGGTGCAATCGCCATTGGTCACCCCATTGGTGCATCTGGTTGCCGTATCTTGGTCACCTTGCTGCACGAAATGCAGCGCCGCGATGCCAAAAAAGGCATTGCCAGCTTGTGTATCGGCGGTGGCATGGGGGTTGCCCTAACTATCGAGCGCTAATTTCCAGTGCAGAATATCCTTGACGTGTTACCACGGTGACACGCCCGGTGTGAGTCCTCAAGGTTGTTCCGCATCGCTTCAAAATTCATTACCGAGGAGAGAATATGAGTCAAAAAGTTGCTTACGTGACAGGTGGTATGGGTGGTATTGGGACCGCCATTTGCCAGCGACTGCACAAAGAAGGTTTTAAAGTGATTGCCGGTTGCGGCCCTACGCGCGACCAGGCAAAGTGGATTGCCGAGCAAGCCGAGCAAGGCTTCACCTTTTACGCATCCGCTGGCAACGTCGGCAACTGGGAGTCCACTGTTGAGGCGTTTGCCAAAGTCAAAGCTGAGCACGGTGTGATTGACTTGCTCGTCAACAACGCGGGCATCACACGCGACCGCATGTTTTTGAAAATGTCGCGTGACGACTGGGACTCGGTGATCGAAACCAACCTGAACAGCATGTTTAACGTGACCAAACAGGTCGTTGGCGACATGGTTGAAAAAGGCTGGGGCCGTATTGTCAACATCTCGTCTGTCAATGGCGAAAAAGGCCAAGCCGGACAGACCAACTACTCGGCTGCCAAAGCCGGTATGCATGGCTTCACCATGGCCCTGGCCCAAGAACTGGCCACCAAAGGCGTGACCGTTAACACCGTGAGCCCCGGTTATATTGGCACCGACATGGTCAACGCCATCCGTGAAGATGTACTGGCCAAGATTGTCGGCACCATCCCGGTTAAACGTCTGGGCAAGCCCAGCGAGATTGCGTCCATCATTGCATGGTTGGCGTCAGAGGAAGGTGGCTATTCCACGGGTGCAGACTTCTCCGTGAATGGCGGATTGCACATGGGCTAGTGTAGAGGTGGCCCAATGCCTCAATCGCTATTGAGTTGAGGAGTGATGGGGTCAATACTGCAGGCTAGAATAATTGGAAATTTTTAATTTAATGGAATACTATGACATTTAGAAAAATCGCATTAGTTGCCGTCGCCACCTTGGCATTTGGCTTGCAGGGCGCGTGGGCTCAAGGCATTACTCCTGCTCCCGCTTCTGGTGGTGCTGGTGCTGGTGCTGGTGCTGGTGCTGGTGCTGGTGCTGGTGCTGGTGCTGGTGCTGGTGCTGGTCTAGGTGGGCTGTCTGTTGGTGTCATTGCAGCAGGCGCAGCAGTAGCAGCAGCAGCAGCCGCTGCTGCTTCTACCCAATCCGGCGGAACCACGGGAACCACAGGAACCACGCGTTAAACGCTAATTTGATTTGAACGAGATGGCGCCCACGGGCGCTATTCTTTTTTTGAAAATTACCTTCCCTCAAGTTTTTCTGAGCCGCGTTCTATTGGGCGTTGTTGCAGTCAGTTTGCTTGGATGCGCCGGCAATTCGTCGACGTTAAGCCAGGTCTTCTCTGCGGTTGTTGCTGATCAAATTGGCGCAAGTGACGCAGCTATCAGCCAAGCAACTCTGAATCCGCAGTACCAGTACTTGCGTGTGGACATGGTTGGCCGAAAATCTGCTTTGCTGGTTTTGGGGTATGTTGACCCTCACCCGGCGGGTGATGTTGAAGTTTGGTACTCCTCTGTTCGTGAAGTGATCAAAACTCAGAATGGCAGAATCATTGGCACTGCCGGCTTGGGGGTAGATTGGCGTTCAGTGCGGTATGACCCGGCACCACCCCCGTGGGCAAGTGTGCTGGTCGAGGGCGCTAACTACGCTCGCTCAAGAGACATGATGCCAGGTTACCAGCATGCGGTTGTCGACCTCGTTCAATTAAAGCCTTGGTTTGGCCGTGAAGCTCCCATACAGGGATCCAAGTTGGCGACGTTGCCTGATAAATCTCGCTACCACTGGTTTAGTGAAGAATCAAAAGGGCAGGCTACCCTTCCTTTGGCGTGGTATGTCGTTGGACCCTACCAAGGCCGCAACATCGTTGTCTATTCAGAGCAATGCCTAACGGCCTCGTTCTGTCTGAAACTAACCCGCTGGCCCCAATAGGATTTCCCCTCGTGAAGATGAAGCGCACCATAGTTGCTCAGGCAACTTTGATCTGTCTTGCCTGCTGGAGCGCCGCAACGCTGCCTGCAGTGGCGTCAGACCTGGATCACCGAATATCGTTGTTGCTGGTTGGTAGCGAACCCTTGAGCCAGTTGAAGGCGCGAGAGGGTGCTTCAACGGCTAGTTCAGAAATTCAGCCACCGTCCATTTCTCAATTGGACGCAATGGCAAAGACAACGCCGGTTGTTCCAGGCGAGCTCTTGAGTGATTGGATCTTGCGTGCCGTGGGGCCAAATGCGGATCTGACGGCGCTCCATTGGCTCAGTTCAGCTGAGCGAGCCCCTCAGGGCCGACTTCGAGAGGCAGTCGTTGAGTCCTTGCGACAGAAGACCCGCAAGGAAAAAAACGAGCCTGCAAGCGCCAAGGAGTTGCTCTCAACCTGGTTGTTGTCATTGCCATTGACTGGACGTTTGCCAATCGCAATTTCTGATGCCCGTTGGCTCCAGGCCTCATCCGTCCAAGACCCCGTACTGGGTGAAGGTGATTCCGTTGTTCTTTATCGTCGGCCGACGGCCGTCACAGTTATTTTCGAAGACGGTAATACTTGCTTGACTCCTCATGTGTCTGGCGCATTGGCGCTTGACTATGTTAAAGCTTGCCGTGGGTCAGCGTTTGCGCGGTCAGTGGACTGGGCGTGGGTGGCGCAGCCGGATGGTCGTACCCAACGGTTTGGGATTGCCTCATGGAACCAAGAAGCTCAAGACGAGCCCGGCCCTGGGGCCTGGGTTTGGGCACCGAGTCGTCAGTCTGGAATTGAAACCAGTGCCTCCGACAACCTAATTCGGTTTGTGGCCACGCAATCGCCCGCAAGTCCGATGCAAGGGCTTTTTAGACCTCCAGTCAATGCGAGTTCGTTGGACCCTAGTTCTTCGCCGAGGCGCGCTGAGTTGACCGCCAGTGATTGGGGCGAAATCGGTGTTTTACAAACCCCCAGCGCCCGCATGGCGCCAACCGGAGCGGTCCGCCTTCACCTGAGCCGAGTCCAGCCCTATACCCATGGCACAGTGATGCTGCAGCCGTTGGATTGGCTGGAGGTTGGCTTTCGTTACTCTGATGTTGGCAACCGCCTTTATGGTCCCAGTATTGCCGGAGATCAAACTTACAAAGATAAATCAATTGACTTCAAGGTTCGGCTGTTGGAAGAAACCAATATGCTTCCCCAGGTGGCGTTGGGCGTGCGCGACCTAGGCGGTACCGGCTTATTTTCAGGCGAATATCTGGTGGGCAGCAAGCGTTGGGGCAATTGGGATGCCAGTTTCGGTATGGGCTGGGGTTATCTGGGGGCGCGTGGCAACTTGGGTAACCCATTCTCCTTCGTGAGTAGTGCGTTTGGAACAAGACCGGGCAACACCACAGCAACAGGAGGAACGGCTAACTTTCAATCCATGTTTCGCGGCCCTGTGGCTGTTTTTGGCGGCTTGCAATGGCACTCACCGTACAACCCGCTGGTGTTGAAGTTGGAACTGGATGGAAACGACTATCAGCACGAGCCGCTAAAGAATAATCAGATCACCAAAAGCGCGTTCAACCTAGGCGCTGTTTATCGGTACTCTCCCAACATCGATTTCAGCCTGGCTATTGAACGTGGCAACACCGTCATGATGGGGGTGACACTTCACGGCGGCCTTAACACCCTTTACTCGCCGAAGTTGCTCGACCCTGCGTTGCCACCGGTGACGACCCAGTCACCAACTCAACTCCCTCCGTCAGGATGGCGCGGGACGGCAGCGAACATTGAACTGTATACCGGCTGGTCAGTGCGAAGTATCAATCATCAGCACGCTACAACCACTGTGCTTGCTGAAACAGATGCGGCGATTCATCTGCAGGAGCGTATAGAGCGCGCGGTCGCTGTTTTACATCGAGACGCACCTGCAACTTCAAAAAAGTTCGTTCTGCAACTGCAGGAGCGGGGCCTACCGATGTCTCGGATTGAAATTGACCGCGCGGAGTGGGTGGGGCAGCGAACTCGCGCCGAGTCGCCTGCACTGCGCCTGCCTTCGCAACAAACGCGCGCAGGGTTCGAGCCATTTAAAGCGCCATCGGACGCAAGTGACGAGGTGGGTGACAGGTGGTCTGCTCGCTCGCCAGGGTTCTCTGCGGACCTTAGCCCCAGCTACAGTCAAATTCTGGGTGGTCCGGATGGTTTTTTGCTGTACCAATTGGGCGTACAAAGCAACATAGAGCATCGCTTCAGTGATAACACTTGGATCACCGGTGGGGTGAACCTTCGGGTGCTGGACAACTACGATCAGTTCACCTACGACGCACCTAGCAAGCTGCCAAGGGTTCGAACACTGGCACGGGAATACGCGACCACTTCGGCATTGACCATGCCGATTTTGCAGCTGACCCATGTGCGTGACCTTGGTCACGGTCACTATGTGAGTGCGTATGGCGGCATGCTTGAAAGCATGTACGCCGGCATTGGGGGCGAGTGGCTATACCGTCCATGGCAAAGCCGGCTTGCCGTTGGTTTAGATGTCAACCGGGTGCGGCAGCGAGATTTTCGACAAAACCTTGCGCTGCGAGACTACGCGGTCTCCACGGGCCATGCCTCCCTGTATTGGGATACAGGCTGGAACGACATTCAGGTAAAGCTAAGTGCCGGGCGCTATCTGGCTGGCGACTTTGGCGCCACTTTAGACCTGAAACGAGTTTTTTCCAATGGCGTTGCCTTGGGCGCCTGGGCAACCAAAACCAATGTCTCCGCCGCTGACTTCGGCGAAGGCAGCTTTGACAAAGGCATCTACGTCAATATCCCGTTTGATGTGATGCTCCCCAAATCCACCTCGACCAACGGCACCATCGTCTGGAATCCGCTGACACGGGACGGCGGCGCTCGATTGAACCGTCGTTTCAACTTGATTGACTTGACCCGTCAGCGTGATCCTCGCGCCCTGGAATGGCGCCAGGCAAAGCCGGGTTCGGCAAAGTCAGGTGATGACAGCAGCTACGTATTGAGCGAGCCCAATCCCAGCACGTTGGAGACTTTTGGCGGTAGTGCCGCCACCCTGGGTCACCAGGTTGCCGGCATTCCCGCCTCCACCTGGCTGTGGGCCGGGGGCGCAATTTTGGCCTCTAGCTTGTTGGACAAGAAAGCCGACAAATGGGCAACCTCGCATCAAACCGGCAAGATCGATCGAATTGGGTCAGCGACCAATGCCATCCCCGTGGCCCTTGCCATGGGTGCAGGCTTACTCTATACCGGCATTGGCGGTCAGCCCGCCGCTACCACCGCAGAAACCGCACTCAAGGCCGCCGCGTATACCTTGGGCGTCAATACCCTGACCCGGTTTGTGGTGGGCCGTGCCCGACCCACTGATCGGCAAGGATCAGCAAGTTTTGATGGATTGAACAGCGGCGCCTTTCAGTCCGGCTTTGCGTCCAATCACGTCGCCTTGGCCTTCGCCTTGGCTACACCTTATGCGCAACAGCATGACATGCCTTGGTTGTATGGCCTCGCCGCCGCAACCGCGTTTGGCAGAGTTCAAAAACGGGAACACTGGGTGTCCGACACAGTTGCCGGCGCTTTCATGGGGTACGCCATTGGCACGCTGGTCGGCAACCAACAGGACGGCGACAAAGGTGTCAGGTACGTGGTAACTCCACGTTCAATTGAGGCCAACTGGACGTTTCGGTAATGGGTTGAACGGTTTGAACTCAGTCAGTTCAAATTAAATTGCTAGCCTTAATGCACTGATCTCGAATTCCGCGAGACGGCCAAAGTCGATCTCGACTAAAGGTCCTTCGGCTGTACTTCTGTTGGACTCAACATGGTTTGAATTCGAGCCAATAGCTTCATGTTTGATAGCTACTCATGCTGGATTTAATTGGGCGGGTGGAGAATATGGCATCAATAGCATTCAAATACTTTTGAATGACAATTTGCTCGTCAAACTCCCGCTCCATTTTCTCTCGACCGCGTAAACCCATGTTTTTGCGTTGATCCTGGCTCAGTGAAAGCATTTGCTCCATCTTGGCGGCCAGATTTTCGGCATTGCGTACTTTGCACAAGTAGCCATTGATACCATCGTCCACCACCTCGCGGCAGCCAACGGCATCCGTGGTGATGATGGGGCGGCCCATGGCGGCGGCTTCCAGCAATGTGCGGGGTGTGCCTTCGCGGTAGGATGGCAAAACAATGCAATCTGCAGTTGCTATTTCAGCGCGAACATCATCACTCACGCCAAGATAGTTCACAACCCCTTGCGCCACCCACGCATCCACTTGCGTGCCCGAAATTGCCGTGGGGTTTTGAGCATCTACAAATCCCAGCAAACAACATTCGGCTTGGGGCCAGCGCTTGTGGATCAACCTTGCCGCCTCCACAAACTCACCCACGCCTTTGTCACGCAACATGCGAGCAATCAACAGGAAGCGAAACTTGCCGGCGGGGTGCATCTCTTGGGCCAAAGGGACTACTTCAAACCGATTCAGGTCAATGCCTGAACCGGGCAACAGTTCAGTGGCCTCGGGCCTGACCAAGCCACTGTCCTTGAATAGCTTCAAATCATCAGGGTTTTGGAAAAAAACCTTGCTTGAGCGCCGCAACGCCAGTTTGTACAAGCCCCGCACCAATTTCACCAACCAGCCGTCACGAATGAACACTGCACCCAAACCAGCTATGTTGTTAATGACGGCAATATTCATTGAATGGGCGGCCAAAGACCCATACACGTTGGGCTTCACCGTGTAGCCCAGGTAGACGTCGGGCTTTTCCCGTCCGAACAATCGCCTAAAACGCAGAAGCAGCAAGACATCGTGAACAGGGTGTGTGCCGCCGTTGTCCATGGGCAGTGCTACAAACCGGCAGCCCAGCGCGGCGAGATGATCTGCGTACTCGTCCTGCGGGGCCACGGCCACAACCTCATACCCGCGCGCAACCAGCGCGCGAATCAAACCTGACCGGAAGTTCACCAAGTTCCAGGCTGTGTTCAGGGCGATCAATACCTTTATCGGTTTCACCAGCCTACCGCTCATTGCTGCTCCAGCCAAGCCTGAAACATCAGCACATCCCACAAATGGCCCTGCCAATTTCGCACCCCAGACAAATGCTCTTCCCACTTTTGCCGAACCGGCTTAGGGTGGAAAAAACCTTCTTTTTGCAAACGAGACTCGTCCAACAAAGCCGCCGCCCATTCTTTGAGCGGCCCCCGCAGCCAGTCACCAATAGGTACGGCAAACCCCATTTTGGGGCGTTCAATCAACGCTTTAGGCACATGGCGGTAAAGCACCTCACGCAAAACCCACTTGCCCACGCCGTCGCGCAGCTTCATGCTTTGCGGCAAGCTCCAGGCAAACTCCACCACGCGATGGTCCAGAAACGGCACACGGCCTTCCAAAGAGTTCCCCATTGCAGCCCGGTCTACCTTCACCAAAATATCATCCGGCAGATAGGTCAGCGTGTCCAACGCCATCATGCG
Proteins encoded in this region:
- a CDS encoding acetyl-CoA C-acetyltransferase encodes the protein MEDIVIVSAARTAVGKFGGSLAKTPATELGAAVIKALLARTGLGVDQIGEVILGQVLAAGVGQNPARQSLIKSGLAKETPALTINAVCGSGLKAVMLAAQAVAYGDSDIVIAGGQENMSASPHVLPGSRDGQRMGDWKMIDTMIVDGLWDVYNQYHMGITAENVAKAYSISREMQDALALASQQKAAAAQDAGKFVDEIIPFSIAQRKGDPIVFAADEFINRKTNAEVLAGLRPAFDKAGGVTAGNASGLNDGAAGVMVMTAKKAAELSLKPMGRIASFATSGLDPALMGMGPVSASQKALARAGWKAADLDLLEINEAFAAQACAVNQQMEWDTSKVNVNGGAIAIGHPIGASGCRILVTLLHEMQRRDAKKGIASLCIGGGMGVALTIER
- the phbB gene encoding acetoacetyl-CoA reductase; translation: MSQKVAYVTGGMGGIGTAICQRLHKEGFKVIAGCGPTRDQAKWIAEQAEQGFTFYASAGNVGNWESTVEAFAKVKAEHGVIDLLVNNAGITRDRMFLKMSRDDWDSVIETNLNSMFNVTKQVVGDMVEKGWGRIVNISSVNGEKGQAGQTNYSAAKAGMHGFTMALAQELATKGVTVNTVSPGYIGTDMVNAIREDVLAKIVGTIPVKRLGKPSEIASIIAWLASEEGGYSTGADFSVNGGLHMG
- a CDS encoding YjbF family lipoprotein, whose translation is MAPTGAILFLKITFPQVFLSRVLLGVVAVSLLGCAGNSSTLSQVFSAVVADQIGASDAAISQATLNPQYQYLRVDMVGRKSALLVLGYVDPHPAGDVEVWYSSVREVIKTQNGRIIGTAGLGVDWRSVRYDPAPPPWASVLVEGANYARSRDMMPGYQHAVVDLVQLKPWFGREAPIQGSKLATLPDKSRYHWFSEESKGQATLPLAWYVVGPYQGRNIVVYSEQCLTASFCLKLTRWPQ
- a CDS encoding YjbH domain-containing protein, whose product is MTASDWGEIGVLQTPSARMAPTGAVRLHLSRVQPYTHGTVMLQPLDWLEVGFRYSDVGNRLYGPSIAGDQTYKDKSIDFKVRLLEETNMLPQVALGVRDLGGTGLFSGEYLVGSKRWGNWDASFGMGWGYLGARGNLGNPFSFVSSAFGTRPGNTTATGGTANFQSMFRGPVAVFGGLQWHSPYNPLVLKLELDGNDYQHEPLKNNQITKSAFNLGAVYRYSPNIDFSLAIERGNTVMMGVTLHGGLNTLYSPKLLDPALPPVTTQSPTQLPPSGWRGTAANIELYTGWSVRSINHQHATTTVLAETDAAIHLQERIERAVAVLHRDAPATSKKFVLQLQERGLPMSRIEIDRAEWVGQRTRAESPALRLPSQQTRAGFEPFKAPSDASDEVGDRWSARSPGFSADLSPSYSQILGGPDGFLLYQLGVQSNIEHRFSDNTWITGGVNLRVLDNYDQFTYDAPSKLPRVRTLAREYATTSALTMPILQLTHVRDLGHGHYVSAYGGMLESMYAGIGGEWLYRPWQSRLAVGLDVNRVRQRDFRQNLALRDYAVSTGHASLYWDTGWNDIQVKLSAGRYLAGDFGATLDLKRVFSNGVALGAWATKTNVSAADFGEGSFDKGIYVNIPFDVMLPKSTSTNGTIVWNPLTRDGGARLNRRFNLIDLTRQRDPRALEWRQAKPGSAKSGDDSSYVLSEPNPSTLETFGGSAATLGHQVAGIPASTWLWAGGAILASSLLDKKADKWATSHQTGKIDRIGSATNAIPVALAMGAGLLYTGIGGQPAATTAETALKAAAYTLGVNTLTRFVVGRARPTDRQGSASFDGLNSGAFQSGFASNHVALAFALATPYAQQHDMPWLYGLAAATAFGRVQKREHWVSDTVAGAFMGYAIGTLVGNQQDGDKGVRYVVTPRSIEANWTFR
- a CDS encoding glycosyltransferase family 4 protein — its product is MSGRLVKPIKVLIALNTAWNLVNFRSGLIRALVARGYEVVAVAPQDEYADHLAALGCRFVALPMDNGGTHPVHDVLLLLRFRRLFGREKPDVYLGYTVKPNVYGSLAAHSMNIAVINNIAGLGAVFIRDGWLVKLVRGLYKLALRRSSKVFFQNPDDLKLFKDSGLVRPEATELLPGSGIDLNRFEVVPLAQEMHPAGKFRFLLIARMLRDKGVGEFVEAARLIHKRWPQAECCLLGFVDAQNPTAISGTQVDAWVAQGVVNYLGVSDDVRAEIATADCIVLPSYREGTPRTLLEAAAMGRPIITTDAVGCREVVDDGINGYLCKVRNAENLAAKMEQMLSLSQDQRKNMGLRGREKMEREFDEQIVIQKYLNAIDAIFSTRPIKSSMSSYQT